The Sphingorhabdus lutea genome segment AACCTTCTTCGACAACCATTAAATTATTGGTTTTGCGAAGGCTGGCCAAAATGGTTTCATTATCCATAGGACGCAGGGTTCGAAGGTCGATAACCTCTACATCAACACCCTCGCCCGCCAAGATATCAGCAGCCTCCAATGCCATGCCAACACCAATGGAATAGCTGATTATGGTAAGGTCGCTGCCCTCCCGCATAATTCGCGCCTTACCAATTGGTAATGTATGATCAGGCAGATCAGGTATATCAAAACTGCGGCCGTATAAAAGCTCATTTTCAAGGAAAACGACAGGGTCTTGCGTTTGTATCGCCGCCTTTAACAGGCCCTTTGCATCTGCTGCATCATAGGGCGAAATGACAATAAGCCCTGGGACAGACGCATACCATGGCGCATAATTTTGGCTATGTTGTGCCCCGACGCGTGACGCCGCGCCATTTGGCCCGCGAAATACAATGGGACAACGCATTTGGCCGCCAGACATATAATTTGTTTTTGCAGCCGAATTGATAATATGGTCTATCGCCTGCATCGCAAAGTTAAACGTCATAAATTCAATTACAGGACGCGTGCCACCCATGGCCGCACCTGCACCTATACCGGCAAAGCCATATTCGGTAATAGGTGTGTCAATAACACGTTTATCGCCAAATTCCGCCAATAATCCTTGGGTTACTTTATAAGCGCCTTGATATTCGGCAACCTCTTCACCCATAACGAAAACACGGTCATCTTTGCGCATTTCCTCGGCCATGGCGTCGCGCAATGCCTCACGAACAGTAATGCTGAGCATTTTTGTGCCTTCAGGAATTGCTGGATCGCTTGCCCGTGATGCCGCCTTGGGCTCTTGGGGTGTTGGATCAGCAATTTGAGCGGCAGGAGCTTCGGTTGCAACAGGCTCTGCAATAGTAGCTGGCACGGCAACATTTGATGCATCTTCATCTTCACCGGCAATCATCGCGATAACCGTGCCAACTTTCACATTATCTGTGCCCTCGGCAACCAAGATAGAGGCGATAACACCTTCATCAACAGCTTCAAATTCCATCGTGGCTTTGTCGGTTTCAATTTCCGCCAAAATGTCACCAGAGGCCACTTGATCACCCTCTTTAACGAGCCATTTGGCAAGAGTGCCTTCTTCCATTGTCGGCGACAGCGCAGGCATTTTTAATTCTATCGGCATTAATATTGCTCCACCAAAATATCAGTATATAATTCAGCCACATCTGGCTCCGGTGATGTTTCAGCAAAATCAGCAGATTCATTCACGCGCTTGCGAATTTCTTTTTCCATGACCTTTAAATCATCTTCTTTAACGCCCGCTTCAAATAGCTGCGCCTTTAATCTTTCCAATGGATCGGATTTCTCACGAACCGATTGAACCTCTTCACGGCTGCGATATTTTGCCGGATCGGACATTGAATGCCCGCGATAGCGGTAGGTCTTCATTTCTAATAATACTGGACCTTTGCCTGCACGCACCCAATCAAGCGCGGTTTCCGCTGCGCCGCGAACGGCCAGCACATCCATGCCATCAACCTGAATTC includes the following:
- a CDS encoding pyruvate dehydrogenase complex E1 component subunit beta; this translates as MPIELKMPALSPTMEEGTLAKWLVKEGDQVASGDILAEIETDKATMEFEAVDEGVIASILVAEGTDNVKVGTVIAMIAGEDEDASNVAVPATIAEPVATEAPAAQIADPTPQEPKAASRASDPAIPEGTKMLSITVREALRDAMAEEMRKDDRVFVMGEEVAEYQGAYKVTQGLLAEFGDKRVIDTPITEYGFAGIGAGAAMGGTRPVIEFMTFNFAMQAIDHIINSAAKTNYMSGGQMRCPIVFRGPNGAASRVGAQHSQNYAPWYASVPGLIVISPYDAADAKGLLKAAIQTQDPVVFLENELLYGRSFDIPDLPDHTLPIGKARIMREGSDLTIISYSIGVGMALEAADILAGEGVDVEVIDLRTLRPMDNETILASLRKTNNLMVVEEGWPACSIGSEIAALCMEQGFDDLDAPVMRVTNEDVPMPYAANLEKLALLNTDKIVAQARKLLGK